The DNA window GTGGGGTGTGCGTGGTGGTGAGGAGTGTGCACAGCTGATCGGGGTGTGCACAGTGGATTGGGGTGTGCACGGTAGCGTGGGGAGCACACGGCAGCTGAGGGGGTGCACGCCTGGTGCCCAGGAGCAGTGCAGCAGCTGGGCCGTGCTGGAGGGAAGGCAGCGGCACagggaggagagggcagcaggagagaaagCCGTGAGCCGAGACAACGCCAACCCCGCTCCTTGGGATGGGGCAGCTCGTGGGGCGCTTCCCCCTGCTCCGACATGCAGCGGGAGGAAGGTGATGAGGAGGGCGATGAGGAGGGTGTCAGGGACAAGGGGGCAGGGAAACGAGGGGTTCCTCATTTCCCCAAGGTCCTGCCCGTGTTTCCCTTCTCCCCCTGGAAGTAAAACCCAGGAAGGTGAAGTGTGCCCTGGGCTGCGGCATGAACGAGGGAACCTGAGCTCCTGGCATCCCCTCCCAGGGCATCGCTGCCTGCCTTGCAAAGCTAGCCAGAAAAGGGGGCAAATCCagcaaaaaaaggagcaaaaccagcaaaagggGGGCAAAACCATACAGCAACTGATGTCCCTGCCCACTGAGCCCCGACCAGGATGCTCTCAGCTCCTGACACACTTTCTGGCAGCCGCCTGCAAAATAGGTCAGGAAACTGTACCCCGCATGcacagccccccccagcagccccgctgGGACGGTGCCGAAACACCGGCTGCAAGCTGAGGATGCCCCCGTGGAGCACCGGTCCCGGGGGGGAGCACGACACCAGCGTCCTCCGTGGGGATCATCCACGGCACCCAGCGCGCAGCACCAAAACCAGGCCGGTCCCTGTTTTGCCTTCCTGTAAGTGGGAAGTGAGAGTCTCTTGGTGGGGGGCTTGACCGCTCTGGCTGTGGCCGGTGGGGGGGCCCTTtgccggccccgctgccctcccgcctcctcttcttcctcctcggGGTGCAGTGGGCACCCGCGGCACAGACGCAGCTCACCCCCAGGGCCACCCAAAAACCTCTGCCTGGAAAGAGCCAGCTCATGGGGGTGCAGCAGCACCCAGACCCCCTCCACCGTGCCGGGGCCACCTCCCGTGCATCCCTGGTCACCGCAGCACCGCCCGGGCAGCCCTTTGGCAAGGACAGAGCCAAGCCACGGCGCGCGGATGCTACCGGCGGGGACCCCCCCAACCACATGCACCCGCTCCCCCCTTTGCAAAAGCCTTTCTGCACaaccagcccccccgcccccatcacCTGCAGTTTTGGGGTGTCCAAGTGCCATCCCGGCCACTCCCTGGGTGCCCCAAACTAGGGCACCATCGCCTGCCCGCACCCTGGGCCGGCAGcacgggcaggaggaggaggaaggccatGCCGGGGACGGGGGGGCACGGCAGCACTTTCTAACCTGTCCTGGCCAGGCGGGAAGCCCCAAATTATTTTTagactattttttcccctgaagcgTGACGTTTGTGCTGTCGCAGGCAGAAGAGCAGGCAGGGAGACACCGA is part of the Accipiter gentilis chromosome 19, bAccGen1.1, whole genome shotgun sequence genome and encodes:
- the LOC126048297 gene encoding uncharacterized protein LOC126048297 isoform X5, whose amino-acid sequence is MWGVHGDVGCARRCGMCTEVRGVHGDVGCARRCGVCTEMWDVHGGEGCAQRCGMCTEMWDVHGDVGCARRCGMCTEVRGVHRDVGCARRCGMCMEMWGVRGGEECAQLIGVCTVDWGVHGSVGSTRQLRGCTPGAQEQCSSWAVLEGRQRHREERAAGEKAVSRDNANPAPWDGAARGALPPAPTCSGRKVMRRAMRRVSGTRGQGNEGFLISPRSCPCFPSPPGSKTQEGEVCPGLRHERGNLSSWHPLPGHRCLPCKASQKRGQIQQKKEQNQQKGGKTIQQLMSLPTEPRPGCSQLLTHFLAAACKIGQETVPRMHSPPQQPRWDGAETPAAS
- the LOC126048297 gene encoding uncharacterized protein LOC126048297 isoform X2, encoding MCTEMWGVHGDVGCARRCGVCTEMWGVHGDVGCARRCGMCTEVRGVHGDVGCARRCGVCTEMWDVHGGEGCAQRCGMCTEMWDVHGDVGCARRCGMCTEMWGVRGGEECAQLIGVCTVDWGVHGSVGSTRQLRGCTPGAQEQCSSWAVLEGRQRHREERAAGEKAVSRDNANPAPWDGAARGALPPAPTCSGRKVMRRAMRRVSGTRGQGNEGFLISPRSCPCFPSPPGSKTQEGEVCPGLRHERGNLSSWHPLPGHRCLPCKASQKRGQIQQKKEQNQQKGGKTIQQLMSLPTEPRPGCSQLLTHFLAAACKIGQETVPRMHSPPQQPRWDGAETPAAS
- the LOC126048297 gene encoding uncharacterized protein LOC126048297 isoform X3, whose protein sequence is MEMWDVHGDVGCARRCGMCTEMWGVHGDVGCARRCGMCTEMWDVHGGEGCAQRCGMCTEMWDVHGDVGCARRCGMCTEVRGVHRDVGCARRCGMCMEMWGVRGGEECAQLIGVCTVDWGVHGSVGSTRQLRGCTPGAQEQCSSWAVLEGRQRHREERAAGEKAVSRDNANPAPWDGAARGALPPAPTCSGRKVMRRAMRRVSGTRGQGNEGFLISPRSCPCFPSPPGSKTQEGEVCPGLRHERGNLSSWHPLPGHRCLPCKASQKRGQIQQKKEQNQQKGGKTIQQLMSLPTEPRPGCSQLLTHFLAAACKIGQETVPRMHSPPQQPRWDGAETPAAS
- the LOC126048297 gene encoding uncharacterized protein LOC126048297 isoform X4; the protein is MEMWDVHGDVGCARRCGMCTEMWGVHGDVGCARRCGMCTEMWDVHGGEGCARRCGMCTEMWGVHGDVGCARRCGMCTEVRGVHRDVGCARRCGMCMEMWGVRGGEECAQLIGVCTVDWGVHGSVGSTRQLRGCTPGAQEQCSSWAVLEGRQRHREERAAGEKAVSRDNANPAPWDGAARGALPPAPTCSGRKVMRRAMRRVSGTRGQGNEGFLISPRSCPCFPSPPGSKTQEGEVCPGLRHERGNLSSWHPLPGHRCLPCKASQKRGQIQQKKEQNQQKGGKTIQQLMSLPTEPRPGCSQLLTHFLAAACKIGQETVPRMHSPPQQPRWDGAETPAAS
- the LOC126048297 gene encoding uncharacterized protein LOC126048297 isoform X7 produces the protein MCTEMWDVHGGEGCAQRCGMCTEMWDVHGDVGCARRCGMCTEVRGVHRDVGCARRCGMCMEMWGVRGGEECAQLIGVCTVDWGVHGSVGSTRQLRGCTPGAQEQCSSWAVLEGRQRHREERAAGEKAVSRDNANPAPWDGAARGALPPAPTCSGRKVMRRAMRRVSGTRGQGNEGFLISPRSCPCFPSPPGSKTQEGEVCPGLRHERGNLSSWHPLPGHRCLPCKASQKRGQIQQKKEQNQQKGGKTIQQLMSLPTEPRPGCSQLLTHFLAAACKIGQETVPRMHSPPQQPRWDGAETPAAS
- the LOC126048297 gene encoding uncharacterized protein LOC126048297 isoform X6, producing MCTEMWGVHGDVGCARRCGVCTEMWGVHGDVGCARRCGMCTEVRGVHRDVGCARRCGMCMEMWGVRGGEECAQLIGVCTVDWGVHGSVGSTRQLRGCTPGAQEQCSSWAVLEGRQRHREERAAGEKAVSRDNANPAPWDGAARGALPPAPTCSGRKVMRRAMRRVSGTRGQGNEGFLISPRSCPCFPSPPGSKTQEGEVCPGLRHERGNLSSWHPLPGHRCLPCKASQKRGQIQQKKEQNQQKGGKTIQQLMSLPTEPRPGCSQLLTHFLAAACKIGQETVPRMHSPPQQPRWDGAETPAAS
- the LOC126048297 gene encoding uncharacterized protein LOC126048297 isoform X1 — its product is MWGVHGDVGCARRCGVCTEMWGVHGDVGCARRCGMCTEVRGVHGDVGCARRCGVCTEMWDVHGGEGCAQRCGMCTEMWDVHGDVGCARRCGMCTEVRGVHRDVGCARRCGMCMEMWGVRGGEECAQLIGVCTVDWGVHGSVGSTRQLRGCTPGAQEQCSSWAVLEGRQRHREERAAGEKAVSRDNANPAPWDGAARGALPPAPTCSGRKVMRRAMRRVSGTRGQGNEGFLISPRSCPCFPSPPGSKTQEGEVCPGLRHERGNLSSWHPLPGHRCLPCKASQKRGQIQQKKEQNQQKGGKTIQQLMSLPTEPRPGCSQLLTHFLAAACKIGQETVPRMHSPPQQPRWDGAETPAAS